In one window of Spartinivicinus marinus DNA:
- a CDS encoding thiamine pyrophosphate-binding protein — MTDGTKSTNYLLNTIKQYDVSHVFMVPGGVVDPFLDEFSDQPNGINAVVAASETGAAYMADGYARASGKFGVCMGIGGPGTANMIGPLATAYTDQSPVLAITGEIPTLWNGRGGFQDASAAGLNDISLLRPVTAFAQQIPNSKLVPHYLQTAIRTMLGNKPQPVSLSLPKDIQTETINDEQNLAASLQNEIKQPSFIDLTGANQLLTGLTQHATGNIAILAGSGCTRSEASEALYQFASHYQIPVATTLKAKGVFPEDDPLSLGVFGYAGTNHSTRALLNHDPADANCPNQGVDNITLLIVMGSSLNQRDTMRWDQHLSPKAGIYHVDVDSTIFSKNFPINYAVNADAKTLLTWLLDPNQAKQLETLKQGNKNRQQWLATIKEYPRYYQAEDMQNNATPLHPARVIAELQKAAPRNTVIVGDSGAHRAFAGHYWNSCLPRSYLTATALAPMGWAIPAGVGAKIACPEKPCVVITGDGCMLMNGIEIQTAAHHNIHLIVLVINNSALGNVFLRAKSPIAKKITTLSTHDWAAFSRSLGGGGIRVENPDQLAKAFEQAFKATGPFVIDARCDPHYETPINPWRQEMIEHTSWVDG, encoded by the coding sequence ATGACGGACGGAACAAAATCAACAAACTATTTATTGAATACCATCAAACAATATGATGTTTCACATGTATTTATGGTTCCAGGCGGTGTAGTCGACCCATTTCTTGATGAGTTTAGCGATCAACCAAATGGGATAAATGCAGTGGTGGCAGCCAGCGAAACAGGTGCCGCTTATATGGCCGATGGTTATGCTCGTGCCAGCGGTAAGTTTGGAGTTTGCATGGGAATTGGTGGCCCTGGCACCGCTAATATGATCGGTCCATTAGCCACCGCTTATACAGATCAATCTCCTGTGCTCGCCATTACAGGAGAAATACCTACATTGTGGAATGGTAGAGGTGGGTTTCAAGATGCCAGCGCTGCGGGCTTAAATGATATTAGTTTATTGAGGCCTGTTACCGCATTTGCCCAACAGATTCCTAACAGTAAACTGGTACCCCATTATTTACAGACTGCCATTAGAACCATGTTAGGGAATAAACCTCAACCCGTCAGTTTAAGCCTTCCCAAAGACATACAAACAGAAACAATTAATGATGAGCAAAATCTCGCTGCCTCCCTTCAAAATGAAATTAAACAACCGAGTTTTATAGACTTAACGGGTGCCAACCAATTACTCACAGGCCTTACTCAACATGCAACAGGCAATATTGCCATTCTTGCTGGCAGTGGCTGCACCCGTTCAGAGGCCAGTGAGGCGTTATATCAGTTTGCCAGTCATTATCAAATTCCCGTTGCAACCACATTAAAAGCCAAAGGCGTTTTCCCCGAAGACGATCCTTTATCACTTGGTGTATTTGGCTATGCAGGCACCAATCACTCGACAAGAGCACTATTAAATCATGACCCAGCCGATGCAAACTGCCCTAATCAAGGCGTTGACAATATTACTCTGCTTATCGTGATGGGTTCTAGCCTTAATCAGCGAGACACAATGCGCTGGGATCAACATTTAAGCCCCAAAGCTGGTATTTACCATGTTGATGTGGATAGCACCATATTCTCCAAAAACTTTCCGATTAATTATGCGGTTAACGCTGATGCAAAAACTTTATTAACCTGGTTGTTAGACCCCAATCAAGCCAAACAACTTGAAACACTAAAACAAGGCAACAAAAATCGGCAACAATGGCTGGCCACCATCAAAGAATATCCTCGCTATTATCAAGCGGAGGATATGCAAAATAATGCAACTCCTCTACACCCTGCGCGAGTTATTGCTGAGCTACAAAAAGCTGCACCTAGAAATACGGTGATTGTCGGTGATTCTGGTGCTCACCGCGCATTTGCTGGACATTATTGGAATAGTTGTTTGCCACGTAGCTACTTAACAGCCACTGCATTAGCGCCAATGGGTTGGGCCATTCCTGCTGGGGTCGGTGCTAAAATTGCCTGCCCGGAAAAACCCTGTGTCGTAATCACTGGCGATGGTTGCATGTTAATGAACGGCATCGAAATACAAACTGCGGCACACCATAATATTCATCTAATTGTTTTAGTGATCAACAACAGCGCACTAGGCAATGTATTTTTAAGAGCCAAATCCCCTATTGCCAAAAAAATTACCACACTCAGTACCCATGACTGGGCCGCTTTTTCTCGCTCACTAGGTGGTGGCGGTATTCGAGTAGAAAATCCAGATCAACTAGCAAAAGCATTTGAGCAAGCATTTAAAGCAACCGGTCCATTTGTTATTGATGCCCGGTGTGACCCACATTATGAAACACCAATTAACCCCTGGCGACAAGAAATGATAGAGCACACATCCTGGGTAGACGGATAG
- a CDS encoding Dyp-type peroxidase: protein MSVDLNQTNIDIDDPNFKHIFTHLQGNILKSHGRDHSRHLFIKFKDNAENSRKWVKAFADKITSTLEQENQSTDFKKNGNNHLFINLMLSRSGYQALAVDKSQWPTDKAFLAGMKELSQEYDTTPRLDEKRQHHHPKANPLNDNLSDWEPPFKSTIDGLIILAYGRQPSVDFAIADAAAEQYLDKQVDQLSCELEAVADIITVQHGHVMRNDQGQVIEHFGFVDGVSNPKFLFSDLQEDFENGGFNHYDPSASLHTVMVKDPGGDVSSYGSYVVYRKLQQNIKGFWDRLALLAGTINEVSGNSEPINAEYAGALCVGRFKDGTPISEQATNGWTNLFNNFNYDDDINGLRCPIHSHVRKTNPRNDTLRQFNAPPTIERSRRIVRRGISYGSTDLLPEDEWTDAGLLFLSLQANIEQQFIFMQNTWCNNNNFLKKDTGLDPLVGVPTPKTKPAAQTWPKKWGSNDLTGNPPVTFEFSGFVKNRGGEYFFMPSINFLKQL, encoded by the coding sequence ATGTCTGTTGACCTAAACCAAACCAATATTGATATTGATGACCCTAACTTTAAGCATATTTTTACCCACTTACAGGGTAATATATTAAAAAGTCATGGGCGAGATCATTCTCGTCATCTATTTATTAAATTTAAAGACAATGCTGAAAATAGTCGAAAATGGGTCAAGGCGTTTGCTGATAAAATAACGTCAACCCTGGAGCAAGAAAACCAGTCCACAGACTTTAAAAAAAATGGTAACAATCATCTATTTATTAACTTAATGTTAAGCCGCTCGGGTTATCAGGCATTAGCCGTAGATAAGTCACAATGGCCAACAGATAAAGCCTTTCTGGCAGGGATGAAAGAGCTTAGCCAAGAATATGATACCACCCCCAGACTTGATGAAAAGCGCCAACACCATCACCCCAAAGCGAATCCACTCAATGATAATTTATCTGACTGGGAACCTCCTTTTAAATCAACCATAGATGGCCTGATCATTTTAGCTTATGGCAGGCAACCCAGTGTCGATTTTGCGATAGCTGATGCAGCCGCAGAACAATACCTAGATAAACAAGTGGACCAACTCTCCTGTGAACTGGAAGCAGTAGCAGACATTATTACTGTACAACACGGCCATGTTATGCGTAACGATCAGGGCCAAGTCATTGAGCATTTTGGATTTGTTGATGGGGTCAGTAATCCCAAATTTTTATTTTCTGACTTACAAGAAGATTTTGAAAATGGTGGTTTTAACCATTATGACCCCAGTGCCTCGCTTCATACAGTCATGGTTAAAGATCCTGGTGGCGATGTTAGCAGTTATGGCAGTTATGTGGTTTACCGTAAGTTACAGCAAAATATTAAGGGCTTTTGGGACCGCTTAGCACTATTAGCCGGGACGATTAACGAAGTCAGTGGCAACTCAGAACCGATTAATGCTGAATATGCCGGTGCATTATGTGTTGGTCGGTTTAAAGATGGTACTCCTATTTCCGAACAGGCAACCAATGGTTGGACTAATTTATTCAATAACTTCAACTATGATGACGATATCAATGGCTTACGCTGCCCAATTCATTCACATGTACGAAAAACCAATCCACGAAATGATACTTTAAGACAATTTAATGCCCCACCAACAATAGAGCGCAGTCGCCGTATTGTTCGCCGGGGAATCAGTTATGGCTCAACTGACTTGTTGCCAGAAGATGAATGGACGGATGCTGGTTTGTTATTCCTTAGTTTACAAGCCAATATCGAGCAACAATTTATTTTTATGCAAAATACCTGGTGCAACAATAATAATTTTCTTAAAAAAGATACAGGGCTTGATCCGCTTGTAGGGGTGCCCACACCTAAGACAAAACCTGCCGCACAAACTTGGCCAAAAAAATGGGGCTCTAATGATCTGACAGGCAACCCTCCTGTTACTTTTGAGTTTTCTGGCTTTGTTAAAAATCGTGGTGGTGAATATTTCTTTATGCCCAGCATTAATTTTTTAAAACAACTATAG
- a CDS encoding carboxymuconolactone decarboxylase family protein, producing MTRIPYIDKPTGLSDEQKAVYDYIYQSRKKVVGVFSFLLNSPPLAQPIADLGAYLRFDSILPANLKEIVILVTLSENYCQFEWSAHEELALKAGISQETIDVIKYKRSLTDVELREQTIIHYGRELINNKRVSDTVFTKCKQQFNKTEITEITTLMGYYSMVACILNAFGLGPQPGKPSLPEPSFNQPTASSIKHTIPEEQSV from the coding sequence ATGACTAGAATACCTTATATAGATAAACCAACTGGATTATCAGACGAACAAAAAGCAGTTTACGATTATATTTATCAAAGTCGTAAAAAAGTGGTGGGTGTTTTTTCATTTTTATTAAATAGTCCTCCACTGGCTCAACCTATAGCAGACCTTGGTGCGTATTTACGGTTTGATTCTATCCTGCCCGCAAATCTTAAAGAAATCGTTATATTAGTGACACTTAGTGAAAATTATTGTCAGTTTGAATGGTCTGCCCATGAAGAACTCGCTTTAAAAGCTGGTATTTCACAAGAGACTATTGACGTTATTAAATATAAACGCTCATTAACTGACGTAGAGTTAAGAGAGCAAACTATCATTCATTATGGGCGTGAGTTAATAAATAACAAGCGGGTCAGTGACACTGTATTTACGAAATGTAAACAGCAATTTAACAAGACAGAAATCACTGAAATCACTACCCTAATGGGTTATTATTCAATGGTGGCCTGTATATTAAACGCATTTGGGCTAGGCCCTCAACCTGGCAAACCTTCATTGCCAGAGCCTTCATTTAATCAACCAACAGCAAGCTCAATTAAACACACAATACCTGAAGAGCAATCAGTATAG
- a CDS encoding GNAT family N-acetyltransferase, whose amino-acid sequence MNMSKDGYSNNNSSRWIVPVTLIGEQVMLEPLTMEHIPGLQEAAQDGALWRLWFTSVPAPDQTTNYVQTALAMAEQQVALPFAVRDRQSNTVVGTTRFCNIDNKNHRLEIGYTWYARRCQRTAINTEAKLLLLTHAFEQLNVIAVEFRTHWHNQASRRAIERLGAKQDGVLRNHHQTAEGVYRDTVVFSIINSEWPAVKQHLQHKLTQYQV is encoded by the coding sequence ATGAATATGAGTAAAGATGGGTATAGCAATAATAATAGCAGTCGTTGGATAGTACCCGTTACCCTGATTGGTGAGCAGGTTATGCTAGAGCCGTTAACAATGGAGCATATACCTGGTTTACAGGAAGCAGCCCAAGATGGAGCTTTATGGCGGTTATGGTTTACTTCTGTGCCAGCTCCTGATCAAACAACCAATTATGTTCAAACAGCATTGGCGATGGCTGAACAGCAAGTAGCTTTACCTTTTGCTGTGCGTGATAGACAATCAAATACTGTTGTTGGTACTACTCGCTTTTGTAATATTGACAATAAAAATCACCGCTTGGAAATAGGCTACACCTGGTATGCAAGGCGTTGCCAAAGGACTGCGATTAATACAGAAGCGAAGTTATTGTTATTAACCCATGCCTTTGAGCAGCTAAATGTCATTGCAGTGGAATTTAGAACTCACTGGCACAACCAAGCTTCTCGTAGAGCTATTGAGAGACTGGGTGCTAAGCAAGATGGGGTGTTAAGAAACCATCATCAGACTGCAGAAGGTGTATATCGAGATACGGTTGTATTTTCTATAATTAATAGCGAGTGGCCTGCAGTTAAACAACACTTGCAGCATAAGCTAACTCAATATCAAGTTTGA